The genomic segment ccggtcgtttcttactgtacctccctgtccagccggctctctttttgctctccctttttgcctttctctccttctctgtcctgcttcatggccctttcttctctttctctccctctctgttctctagccccttgctggtttgttttggggtttccctgcacacacgccccccgcccctttcttggtctctttgtctagatctgaccctttctttgtttctcggtcccttttttcctgttcactgtcctttttctctctctgtctgtgtcccctgcgctccgttgccatctttatctctcctttcttcttcatctcctccccctgcccccgtctctctctccctctttcgcgctcaccggccctacattttcgtgctccgtctctgcaaggctcctcgtccctgtatttcttgatttctctacctctctggcgtttcctttcgacccttctttctctctgagcttctcggtcttctcccttgtcttattttcctcttcctagtgctctgccctgctccccatcgcttattttctctctccgtttctctgccctgctccccgtccctgtctttctttctccgtccccctcggctgctccacagcagagtttttcctttctccggctctctgacccgctccccgcccacccaggttgaccgtcccaggttttgttctgcgtctccatcctgccgctgtcctcatctatccttttgtgcccttctctttctgtctcttttcgtgtgtccccgctgctttttttcccatctctgtccagctccctgtccctttcctttttcctcttgctgtccttttgccctgcttcctcttgctgttttttctgcctttctctctctgcgccattccctctcccatcctttctttctcgatccccctgtgcagctcgctgtcccttgtttcctttctctcttcctcggtattttttttctttctccatacctctctcccgctgcccgtcacggtcgcatttctccccccaacgctgtcctgctctgtcccttttctctctctctgtcgttttgtcctgctccctgtgtttgttttttaattcctccctcagggtccctcagcccggtgctgttttttcccttctccgcctctgtctcctgctgcccagctgaggcttttccccctccgtctctgtcctgctcccccgtctcttacttgtgcctgtctttcactttgtcctgcctccttgtcccctttttctctctcagcatcaccttgtcccgctccctgtccctgtctttctctgacaatctgtcccgctccttgtccttctctttccctttgctgttattccccgtccttgttctggcctttcttccttctctttctgtcctactgccccagtgcctctttttccaccgctgtcctgctccctggcccttgtttcctctcgccgtccctctgtcctgcttcctgtccccagtttttctgtctctctctctcgatcctgctgcctgtccggtcgtttcttgctgtacctgcctgtgcagccggctctccctttttgcctttctctccttctcttcctgcttcccggcccgttcttgtcttcctctctgtctgtcctctatccccttgctggtttgtgttgggattccaaccctgaccacccacccccttcttcgtctgaccctttctttgtttcttagtacgtttcttcctgttgcctgtcctttttctctctctgtcagtgtgtcctgcactgcgtgggacggtggtgggaggctgaaaaagggtgggaagctgggggggcggagtggaggctggaaagaggtaggaggttgcagaggggtgggaagctgaattaagtagaggccagcaaaaagggagttaggaggctatcgaggggtgggaggcggggggggggggggcgaggaggggggagtagaggccaggaaaaaaaaggaggccggaaaggggtgggaggctgcagaggggtgggaggccgggggcgagagtagaggccagaaaaaaagggaggccggaaaggggtgggaggctgcagaggggtgggaggctgggggcgagagtagaggccagaaaaaaaaggaggccggggggtgcgagtagaggccagaaaggcccttttttgtggcttcttccctgtctttatctctctttcctgccttgtttactcctctgattcaagttctctctcgatccgtgtgttctgcttcccactcatcatattctctctttttctctgtcctgttcctgaggcttcttgcctaggaagccacgtctcgtatgagctctaagacagccacatgcattttctctcaggtgcaggagagccaaacgattggagctgcggaagaagaagggaagagagaaggggagagaaacatctgaagtgtcaaagtctcccggcagcaccgagagtgagagctgcggtgagtcgtgggccctcggggccctgtcacccctcttctgcatcctgggccctccccggctccctctctttcccccactgctacgattatttttttttcctgctcttgtgtaccttctttctccatctgtctctgacttgtccccatcttttaggtcctccctctttctgccctgcagcccgtggcatttttttccttcttcccctctttctgttcagctcccggttactagttttgctttcctcctactctgtagcctgtcagtacttttgctgtctttggtgctctctgtctggctcctcgtcccttgattcgaggccttccttctcggctccgtagcacgtcacagatctactgctttctccatgtctattctattctatttcctcatctctctttgtccaggtccctgccgctattcttttttcctctgtcatgctgcagggtttttttttgcatctccttcctgctccccgttcttcattttcggtctgtgtcctgctccctcttcttctttctgctgccgctcttgctctcttgctgctgcttctttctccgtctctgtgggactgcctgtccccgtccttctctcgccgtccctttccctgcttggtgctttctcgttccaccgccgctgtccagccacctgtcacttttctcctctcttgtagtggcctgcaccctgctcctcatttttggcagcctctgccgagcagcgcgtcgctccgggaggcgacggacggactgttcgccgctggatcaacgggcgcagctgcgggaaggagtgccgaggtgtcggaggggcagagggagcgtcgggggccccgagccccggagcagagcggctcccgggactggctgggtgcgtgactgagtaaagacctgcggtcccttttgccctggcggctgcgtttgtgcttggtttgcacgggacgaggggctgcgccagaggccaggggaggaggggacgggctgtggggctggggcgacggccccctgttcctgccggggtccagccgtgggccggggccgggggagccccaggtgcgggcagcggggctgatggcgatggcccctccctgtgccggtggagggcccggtgctgccgtggcgcgggtggccgtggagggcccggtgctgccgtggcgcgggtggccgtggaggggccggtgctgccgtggcgcgggtggccgtggaggggccggtacgatcgctgctgccacccggtgagcaaagttcggtactgcggctcgggtggcgccgtgtccaagggctcgctgctgccacccggtgagcaaagttcggtactgcggctcgggcggcgccaatgcgcggtggcgccgtgtccaagagctcgctgctgccacccggtgagcaaagttcggtactgccgctcgagtggcgcaggtgctttgcgcgctgggaggagccgtgccctgtgtgtccggcgctgcaataaggaacgcctgcctgcttgctgaagtgcccaaagggcttcagagagtctttgtgtttgcccaatgacggcatcgtgggctccagccgtgggccggggccggaagagccccaggtgcgggcagcggggctgatggcgacggcccctccctctgccggtagagggcccggtgctgccgtgccgggcccgatgcgagccgaaggaggagcggagccatagccgggttgcggctgcagcgagggagaaggtgagcgcggggtatgggggtggggttggatggagcggcgggtcccggggaaaagcccccgggagggcggggtccgtgtcgggggcaaggagcgatgggggggcggcgccgtgtcggagccgcgagtcggggtctgctcggaggcggagccggagccgcccccgccggcgccgcccccgcccccgccggcgccggcgccggcgccgcccccgccggcgccgcccccgcccccgccggcaccgcccccgcccccgccggctccgcccccgcccccgcaggcgccgcccccgcccccgcaggcgccgcccccgcccccgcaggcaccgccgccgcccccgctggcgccgcccccgctcccgctggcgccgcccccgctggcgccgcccccgcccccgctggcgccgcccccgcccccgctggcgccgcccccgcccccgctggcgccgcccccgctggcgccgcccccgcccccgctggcgccgccggcaccgcccccgcccccgctggcaccgcccccgctggcgccgcccccgcccccgctggcgccgcccccgcccccgctggcgccgcccccgcccccgatggcgccgccaccgcccccgatggcgccgccgccgcccccgcccccgctggcgccgcccccgcccccgctggcaccgcccccgcccccgctggcgccgcccccgctggcgccgcccccgcccccgctggcgccgccggcgccgcccccgcccccgctggcaccgcccccgcccccgctggcaccgcccccgcccccgctggcgccgcccccgcccccgctggcgccgcccccgcccccgctggcgccgccggcgccgcccccgcccccgctggcgccgcccccgctggcaccgccttcgctcccgctggcaccgcccccggccccgctggcgccgcccccgctggcgccgccccctggccgcaacgcggtactgcagcccggcgttcgactcagagtgtggcccctccggcgcgccgtcggctcgtggcgcatgcgcggtgcggcggagcagcatggcggcgggctggtgttcggtgccggggcggcgggggagcagagaggccagcggtgaggcgcgggctcccctccagcgggtgcgggggtgcgtggtggctgcccgagggtggtgggacgggaagcttggagccggccgctgcggcaggctgcaggaggcgagccgggtgcgggcagccccggggccagaggcgggaggtgacggaagggaatgggagaaggaggcgggcaccccccccccccccaagtcggcagtgctcccccggccccgctcgccccgcgcagccgcccccagctgcagcacgtcccctgaagcctgtgtcccggagcgcccggcctcccccaaggcccgtggtgcgggctgcctcggcctccctgaacgcggtcgccgctgcttgtttatgtgtggcaggggctgcgctgaggacgcgtttgtccgttcgtgccctggggatgccgttggctgcgcccgctccaggcttgtgtgggctgcgtgtgccgggcctcgctgtgctggcggcgtgggggcgaaaagggagaggcggagcgctgagtggctgcggacaggaggtggcgtggctgaagctggagagtcccaagaaggctgaagaagaagaagaaatggaaggccacctggctggcagctgcctggcgctgcgggtgaggaaggctccgtcttggtagcccgcagcaggccaggccgccagcgtgccccgcagggtctgtatgtgtcaccagcagcagcatggtccggttgtggagcgcgcgagtgcagctgcgtgcgtagggagccttgtctcgtaagagctgcgagacatggacgttttgtcttaggtgggggacagccaagcgaccggagttacggaagaggaatggaggagagcaggacggagaagcgtctgaagcggcagagtctcccgggagcgcggagagcgagagctgcggtgagtggcgggccctcggggccctgtcgcccctcttctgtgtcccgagctgtcccctggatccttctctctcccacgctgctgtgatttttttttttttttttctttttccttttgttttcctttccctgtacctcccgtcttctgtctgtgtgtgtgttctgctccctctccctctttttctcccttcagaatttctctagccggctccctgtctctatttctctgtcctgctggctgtccggtcgtttcttactgtacctccctgtccagccggctctctttttgctctccctttttgcctttctctccttctctgtcctgcttcatggccctttcttctctttctctccctctctgttctctagccccttgctggtttgttttggggtttccctgcacacacgccccccgcccctttcttggtctctttgtctagatctgaccctttctttgtttctcggtcccttttttcctgttcactgtcctttttctctctctgtctgtgtcccctgcgctccgttgccatctttatctctcctttcttcttcatctcctccccctgcccccgtctctctctccctctttcgcgctcaccggccctacattttcgtgctccgtctctgcaaggctcctcgtccctgtatttcttgatttctctacctctctggcgtttcctttcgacccttctttctctctgagcttctcggtcttctcccttgtcttattttcctcttcctagtgctctgccctgctccccatcgcttattttctctctccgtttctctgccctgctccccgtccctgtctttctttctccgtccccctctgctgctccacagcagagtttttcctttctccggctctctgacccgctccccgcccacccaggttgaccgtcccaggttttgttctgcgtctccatcctgccgctgtcctcatctatccttttgtgcccttctctttctgtctcttttcgtgtgtccccgctgctttttttcccatctctgtccagctccctgtccctttcctttttcctcttgctgtccttttgccctgcttcctcttgctgttttttctgcctttctctctctgcgccattccctctcccatcctttctttctcgatccccctgtgcagctcgctgtcccttgtttcctttctctcttcctcggtattttttttctttctccatacctctctcccgctgcccgtcacggtcgcatttctccccccaacgctgtcctgctctgtcccttttctctctctctgtcgttttgtcctgctccctgtgtttgttttttaattcctccctcagggtccctcagcccggtgctgttttttcccttctccgcctctgtctcctgctgcccagctgaggcttttccccctccgtctctgtcctgctcccccgtctcttacttgtgcctgtctttcactttgtcctgcctccttgtcccctttttctctctcagtatcaccttgtcccgctccctgtccctgtctttctctgacaatctgtcccgctccttgtccttctctttccctttgctgttattccccgtccttgttctggcctttcttccttctctttctgtcctactgccccagtgcctctttttccaccgctgtcctgctccctggcccttgtttcctctcgccgtccctctgtcctgcttcctgtccccagtttttctgtctctctttctcgatcctgctgcctgtccggtcgtttcttgctgtacctgcctgtgcagccggctctccctttttgcctttctctccttctcttcctgcttcccggcccgttcttgtcttcctctctgtctgtcctctatccccttgctggtttgtgttgggattccaaccctgaccacccacccccttcttcgtctgaccctttctttgtttcttagtacgtttcttcctgttgcctgtcctttttctctctctgtcagtgtgtcctgcactgcgtgggacggtggtgggaggctgaaaaagggtgggaagctgggggggcggagtggaggctggaaagaggtaggaggttgcagaggggtgggaagctgaattaagtagaggccagcaaaaagggagttaggaggctatcgaggggtgggaggcgggggggggggcgaggaggggggagtagaggccaggaaaaaaaaggaggccggaaaggggtgggaggctgcagaggggtgggaggccgggggcgagagtagaggccagaaaaaaagggaggccggaaaggggtgggaggctgcagaggggtgggaggctgggggcgagagtagaggccagaaaaaaaaggaggccggggggtgcgagtagaggccagaaaggcccttttttgtggcttcttccctgtctttatctcgctttcctgccttgtttactcctctgattcaaattctctctcgatccgtgtgttctgcttcccactcatcatattctctctttttctctgtcctgttcctgaggcttcttgcctaggaagccacgtctcgtatgagctctaagacagccacatgcattttctctcaggtgcaggagagccaaacgattggagctgcggaagaagaagggaagagagaaggggagagaaacatctgaagtgtcaaagtctcccggcagcaccgagagtgagagctgcggtgagtcgtgggccctcggggccctgtcacccctcttctgcatcctgggccctccccggctccctctctttcccccactgctacgattatttttttttcctgctcttgtgtaccttctttctccatctgtctctgacttgtccccatcttttaggtcctccctctttctgccctgcagcctgtggcatttttttccttcttcccctctttctgttcagctcccggttactagttttgctttcctcctactctgtagcctgtcagtacttttgctgtctttggtgctctctgtctgcctcctcgtcccttgattcgaggccttccttctcggctccgtagcacgtcacagatctactgctttctccatgtctattctattctatttcctcatctctctttgtccaggtccctgccgctattcttttttcctctgtcatgctgcagggtttttttttttgcatctccttcctgctccccgttcttcattttcggtctatgtcctgctccctcttcttctttctgctgccgctcttgctctcttgctgctgcttctttctccgtctctgtgggactgcctgtccccgtccttctctcgccgtccctttccctgcttggtgctttctcgttccaccgccgctgtccagccacctgtcacttttctcctctcttgtagtggcctgcaccctgctcctcatttttggcagcctctgccgagcagcgcgtcgctccgggaggcgacggacggactgttcgccgctgaatcaacgggcgcagctgcgggaaggagt from the Opisthocomus hoazin isolate bOpiHoa1 unplaced genomic scaffold, bOpiHoa1.hap1 HAP1_SCAFFOLD_352, whole genome shotgun sequence genome contains:
- the LOC142359258 gene encoding uncharacterized protein LOC142359258 encodes the protein MRGAAEQHGGGLVFGAGAAGEQRGQRWGTAKRPELRKRNGGEQDGEASEAAESPGSAESESCGAGEPNDWSCGRRREERRGEKHLKCQSLPAAPRVRAAWPAPCSSFLAASAEQRVAPGGDGRTVRRWINGRSCGKECRGVGGAEGASGAPSPGAERLPGLAGWGTAKRPELRKRNGGEQDGEASEAAESPGSAESESCGGGQPSDRSYGRGMEESRTEKRLKRQSLPGARRARAAVQESQTIGVAEEEGKREGERNI